A stretch of DNA from Planococcus antarcticus DSM 14505:
AGTGCCCATTGCTCCGAACTGTCGGTGCTCCGTAGTTCCGGATTGCGAATATCCCAATGCAGCAATTTCTGGCTAGGCAAATCGGATGGAATGTCTCCATGCTCCAAGTCTCCGTCGTGCAGAGCGATAATTAGGTCAGCTTCGCTCACTTCTTCTGGATTGTAGATGCGGGCTTCAACTGTCGGTAAATCCAATATGATTTCTTTCATCACTTCCAGAGGCATTTCATTGGAAGAGGAATGTGAATCCTGCGTCCAGGCAGCGCTGCGAATTTCCCAATCAGGAAGCATAAGTCGATTAGCCCAAATTTCAGCCATTAAACCGCGATGCTGGTGGGAAGATAAAAAATAAACAGTATGTCTTGGCATGGGTGATCCCTTCTTCCTGTTGGTTAACATGATTTTTACTACTAGTAATCTTTACCCATCCAACAGGGAAACAAACTACCAATTTTGTGATGAAATTGTGATAATTAGTCATTTTGATATTTAAAAATCCGATCTGCTGGTAAAAAGCTTGTTCCAGCAGATCGGATTTTTTATTTGACTACCAA
This window harbors:
- a CDS encoding arsenate-mycothiol transferase ArsC — translated: MPRHTVYFLSSHQHRGLMAEIWANRLMLPDWEIRSAAWTQDSHSSSNEMPLEVMKEIILDLPTVEARIYNPEEVSEADLIIALHDGDLEHGDIPSDLPSQKLLHWDIRNPELRSTDSSEQWALYQEICDEIAMNIKNMEAYFRADYV